Part of the Porites lutea chromosome 14, jaPorLute2.1, whole genome shotgun sequence genome, aaccgcccgtaaccgcccgtgcggatccaggtcctttctaccctttgtgacgtcatcagttttaacggtcaaggacaactttcttcggtaacttgtgcagagtgaagagatctttcaaaccataccagaatgaccacaattcagtcaaggacaccggagaaagaagcaaaaaaccacgtgacaaggacctgaaaatctccatgaaaatcttgttccattacccacctacctttcctttcacctaatcctaagatcctaaaagctttcctaaaaactcttcccaccaaaatgaagcctactaaatgcccagcaagagaaaaaaaaaatgaggcaagaaaagcgaaaaaagaagggaggagagaaagcgaaaagtaaaagtcaagactgctgtgtcacttttaaacccaaaaactatgtcgaaattttgctttctgcgcatgcccgaacttcgcaagctgatattttgcatctggatcagaaggccgccaagtgtacgacctgtagaccggtttgtggtaagttttagctctttatagcacgacagtgaccagaaaaccactcgactagcttcaaaacgcgtttttcggcaaaatctccaggagcgaatgggttaataaagAGTGTAACAGGGGTTTTTTGGGAAGCCAAACATAAAGTTGGATCAGCCTCAACTCTCACAAAAATGTTGGCCTTAATAATAGGAATCAACATTTTAGCCAGGTGATTGGTTAATTTGGTTTGTCATTGTTTTACCACTGGACATGGGTTGACTTCTTTGACCAACAAGTGAATGCAGTTGTACCTGGGCAGCGTTCCACAGGTCATCATGGCTACTGCCTTGTTCCAGCTGTTCTCTCGTGTAAAGATATTCCCTCTTGTCCTGTGCATGATCTTGTAAAGTTTTCTGCGCCCACTCATAGGCACCCTTAATGGAGTCATAGTTTTCCTGATTGTAGAAGCAAAAGTTGTCTGCCAGTTCTCTTCTGATCACAGCCTCTTCAATGAAAGCTTCAACAGAGTCTTTAGCCCTGCTGCGGAACTCTCGCGCTCGGAGAATAGCTCTTTGAACGCTGACTTGACCTATGAAAAGACAAGCAggagcctgaaaaaggtacctctttcagGAAAAGCCTCCTCATAATAGGCTACCATGGGGAGTTCCCGTCCCACCCATCTGTGGAGTGGGTCTTGTACTGTGAAGTAATACCTGaagagctgtcattaagggccgtaacccataacacctgttacgactgagctcacttgatgtcacgggtgatcaaagtggaaagctaATGGTGGCACTATAAATTTTTGAGAGATGTTAtgggtgaatcttcatttgctacTGCTGTTTCAAAACTTCAGCCCTGGCCTGAACAGGAACATGGCATCTTTAAGAACTTAAAAGAAAcgcttgttttttgtttttgttttgtttatttttttcaattaattcaAATTAACAAACTACACATTCCATTCATTGAAAAATCATGAAGGTATCAAATTATGGTACAGAAGATAAAAAGCTCAACTCCTTATTTCACACAGTCTGACATTGTCCTTGAGTAAGTCTTGGCCCTATAACTTTAACAGTGACACATGGAATAAGGCCCTATGTTACTTTTAATGCTATGTTAAATTCTCCCTACATTTCGCAAGCAAATGCAAGACAATAGACCTCTTCTGAggtccaaaaaccctcactttcaaattgAGGCCAAGTGCATAACCTTTCTTGTGacaatgagttttatttgcatgagaatgaaaaatcatttctatatcaaaggctgagcacttaacctcgttttgatagaATTAAGGCACACGGGAACtaggaaatggcctatttggaAGGAGAATTTAGTAGTCCTTCAAAAGTCACTTAAGGCTTTTCCCTCCACACTGACGTTACTGGCAATTTTGTCAGAAGGGACTGACTGGTGCCTGGCCGCTAAAAAGGGTGTGGCCTGGAGAGAGGGGATAAAAGGAACTTTGCCATCCTGAGAAAGGGTGGGGGGAGAGAGCTTTTTTTCCTGGAATATCCTATTGCCACAATGCAGGATATATATCCTAatattaatataaaaaatagCAATACCTGCATGAAAACAAGGTGACAAGTCGCGTAAACATTCTTGTTGTTGGATTCTTGCCATCCAGGGGTGTCAGGGGGGATTTTAACTGGATTTACAGGATAAATCCTCTAATACCACTATGAAACAGTCTATAGCAATACCTGCATGAAACCAAGGTGATAagtcgctcaaagctttctttgtTGGATTGTTTCTGTCATCAGCAAAATACTTGAGTCTTTCACTGCAGAATGATTCCAACATTTCCAGCCCTGCCTGGGTCCCAGGTTGAGCCCAGTCCACTTCCTTAACATCACGATCGACTTCAATGAATTTATCAACTGCTTTCCAGTCGGTCTGGtttattaaacaataaatattaataatagtgTCATAAAATGAACATGATCACAGTTTACACTATAAAAAATTATACTTTGATGTCTAACATTCCATATGGTGCTATTCtgtgaaagtgaacatgatctttACAGTAGGGTGAGCAACCTAAGCAGTAGAAAAAGAACCTAAACAAATTCAGGCTTGATCAGGAGGGCCTCACCCTTGGAGACTGATCAGGACTCTTGACCCTCGTGACTACCCCCAGTACCACAATTTTGATCTTTTCTCACCCGGGATGACCCCCCGCTCCTGGTTCCCCTTAGTTCCTAGTGACAAGGGAATATGGGTCTCACCCCCTGGAGATTGATCAGGACTCTTGACCAGGAAAGCTACTCTCCATACCACTCAATCTTGTCTCCTCAAAGGAGGGCTTCTCTCCTGGTCTCCTTACCCTTGGATTCAAGTGCTTCCCTGTGTCAAAATTCTGCCCATCACTTTCTGGAAGTGTTTTCTGTTTGGGAAAAACTGCCTAGAACTGAAATGCAAAACCATCCACCAGTCAAAAGAGTTCACTAAAGGATAtttaattaaaatgttcacCTTTTTAATTTTGTCTGCAGCAGCATGAGGATGCTTAATTACTGGTGGAAATTCTGTAAGAAACCCTTTCAACTGGTTGTGGATTTTAGGTCTAATAGTTCGCGCACCGTACTCTAACTTCGGAGAAGCTTGCCAACATGGAACAATGTTGTGACCATCAACCTACAAAGATGGAATCACAAATAATTTAGTTAATTTAGTTGGTTACATCTCTTTGACTCATGCCACCTCTTTAAATCCTTTAAGTACAGTTGTTTGCAGTGCATCCTGGCAGCAGATACCACAATGAAACCACAAATATATTAACATACACGTACACTgtcattatttatgtattaGAATTGCCTGCCATCAAAGGCATGCAATTGTTATTTAAAGGGAGTACTTCAAGCCAAAGTGAAGTCAGTTGTCTGAATAATAAACAGAATAGAGATGGTCTGTGTGAGGCTAGAAACTTCTCTTGCTTTCCTCCACATTATTATTCACTACATGTAAATCACAAGAAAATGAATATGTCTTGAAAtcagacaaaataaaatagcaaaaatgaaataaagttgctGACCTGACAAACAGGGAAATTTTTTGGAAGTTTTGCTGTAACATCTTTCAGCCACTTTAACGGTTTTCTCAGTGGTGTAAAATCAGTTATTAATCCACCAAGATTATGTGACTTCACAAACTCAGGAAGGACTTTGTCTGGTTCACCAAGAAGCAAATGGAAATTAATGCTCAGTGTAGTCAGTTCCTGAAATAAATAACCACAGCAGGGTTAGTTCCATAGAGCACTGGTCAGCAAAGTAGAAGATCAGGTGTGTGATTCTATAACTCAAAGGAAAACTCAAATCAAACTGCAGAGCACAAACAAATTATCATCCTGTAGTCTGGGAGGAGTAGATTTCTtactgggcaagtaacttttaaagcttacttgcccAATGGGGTAACCCCTTAAAacctaatatcaaaatttgaattcttgttaggtgcccctattcatttcctacagaagtagtggggagaagttgataaaatatcaagaaaattcatcttgtgttatcacatccataattctcatgaccactccgTTTTACAAAGcactgatattacaaggagaaatttgatgctgatcactcttagggcttaaagggttaaggggcCAGGCAAGTTTTCCTCCGACAAAATCAGTAACTAAGATGAGGAAGGAGTGGCCCAGGACAACCAGAATGGGAGAGCTGCCTGCCCAAAGGACGTGATGgaattaaatttttctttgagcCCTGAAActggtttcaaaattttcaaatcaaaaaaatttaaaccacaAAACACATAAcaattttataataattataaaataattgtTATCTGTTGtgtggtttcattttttttcatcattgtACCTTTTCAACTTCTTGAAGACCTTTGATCATAAAACTGTATTGCCTGTAGGTGGTATTGAGGAATTTGCTTGGTAAACAGAAGCATACAAAGAGAGGAACTTCTTGTTTAAGAGCCATTCGCTGGGCATATAACAGTGCCCAGTTatctaaaccaaaaaaaattgtaaagaatACTGAGTGTTGTTGAGAGCTTACATGGTAAGGGAATAGGTAAATTTTTACTAATGTCACTTTGCTGTAACGACAAATTTAGTTCCGGAGTTGGAAGGGCTAGTTAATATGCATGCTGGGTCAAATTTTCCTTGGTATGTGCTGCTGGTCTCTAAGAACCCCTACCCATTATAGTccattctgtggccaattatataCACCATCTTAGTCATTTTTCGGcaaatgtaataattttttgaaatcccagcttagtcactttctgtAAATTATACACCTACCTTAAAAAGCCATCCTTTTTACTGC contains:
- the LOC140924437 gene encoding deoxyribodipyrimidine photo-lyase-like, whose protein sequence is MACEPPPKRSKKEVTEHGGDILESYMAKRKEVCKSVTDFKFNKKRVRLISSDADIPENCKGIAYWMWREQRVQDNWALLYAQRMALKQEVPLFVCFCLPSKFLNTTYRQYSFMIKGLQEVEKELTTLSINFHLLLGEPDKVLPEFVKSHNLGGLITDFTPLRKPLKWLKDVTAKLPKNFPVCQVDGHNIVPCWQASPKLEYGARTIRPKIHNQLKGFLTEFPPVIKHPHAAADKIKKTDWKAVDKFIEVDRDVKEVDWAQPGTQAGLEMLESFCSERLKYFADDRNNPTKKALSDLSPWFHAGQVSVQRAILRAREFRSRAKDSVEAFIEEAVIRRELADNFCFYNQENYDSIKGAYEWAQKTLQDHAQDKREYLYTREQLEQGSSHDDLWNAAQLQLVNEGKMHGFLRMYWAKKILEWTNSPEEALEISLYLNDKYSLDGTDPNGYVGCMWSVCGVHDQGWKERPVFGKIRYMNYNGCKRKFDVGEFVRRYGASKSKNTVVVSSANRKRKAK